The genomic region GCGTGCCCATCACTATGAGGTCAGCCGATTCCTCCCGGGCCAGCCTTATGATCTCCCCGGCCGGGTGGCCTTCGACAACGCGCTTATCGACGCTTACGCCTTCTTTCGTGGCAGCGTCTTCCACGTATTTAACGGCGCTCTCTCCTCGCTCGTATAATTTCATTAGGGCCTCCTTTTTTGGCGTGGTAAGCGTTATGCATTGCTCCAGGCCACAACCCGTCTTCACGTCTACCACATAAACGGCCATCAGTTCTGCCCCCGCGAGCTTAGCAAGGCTGACCGCATAGTGTACGGCCTTTCTGCTACATGACGACCCGTCCGTCGCCACCAATATTTTCTTAAATAGCTTATCCATAGTCCATCTCTTAGCCCCTGGCTCATTGCTTGCTGCTCATGCTCTTCCACAATTTTAATATCCACAGGTAAACGTAAATGACCAGGCCGAACAGGAGCAAGAGGAGAAGGATATAGAATATCGTCATGTATATAGATGTCCACTCGGGGCCCCGAGTGGGCATCCAGTGCTGGCCATTTTCCATGAGGGCACAATATGCCATGGTCATGCCAATCGGTATCATTTCCGTCTGCTCGCCTCTTCTTTCAAGAATTTATCTTTACAGGCCTCGCAGCAGAACTTTAAAGTCTTGCCGCCGACCGTAGCCGTTACACATTCCTTCGGCAAGAATCGCCCGCACACTTTACATCGCATGCCCTCTATAGCGTTCGACCTCATAATATGCGCATCTCAATTTCTAGATATATAAAATACTTAAATTTATATAATGATTGCCAAATTTTATTTATGAGGGGATGAAATGCAGTTGAAGCTCTCTTATTTAGCATATACATTAATTGCCATTGCCTTTATATCGCTCTTATTCGGCTTTTCTCAAGCCACTAAACCGGGCCAGCATAGCGTAGGCTCATATTGGGGGCCGGTTGAAAAGGCTATCGGTAAAAGCGGGACAATGCTGCCGGGAGGCGTATTCAAGGTCGACCTGACGAGGGGCGACGTGGCAGTAGCTGTCGGAGGCGTGCGATTAAAGCCCGTCATGGCCACGGACTCATGGGTCTCGTTCATGCGCATGGGCGACGAAGCGATGATGATGGGGGACATCGTGCTAACCTCTGAAGAGGTGGGTCCGGTACAGGCTAAGCTCAGCGCCGAAGGCATAGACATTACGGCTATCCACAACACGCTCATCGGCGAGTCTCCCCGGCTCTATGACCTTCATATCGGCGGGCGTGGAGACCCCGCCATGCTGGCGACAAAGGTACGCATAGCGCTCGATACGGCACGAATATCTTCGGCTGGCGAGAGTCCCCGGCCCGAACGGCCCGCCCCGGCTGTCGGGCAGCTCGACAGGGCCATGGGCTCCGAATATACGCTGGAAGATGGCGTATACATGTTCAGCATCCCTAGGGCAGAACGGATAACCGTCGATGGCATGGAAATGCCGCCCTCAATGGACGTGGCCACCATGATAAAACTTCAGCCGCTTGGCGATGGAAATGTGGCAGCCACCGGCGACTTCTTATTAAGGCCGGACGAGGTCCAGCCCGTGATACGTGCGCTAAACGAGAACGGCATCGAAGTGACGGCTCTCCATTCGCATATGCTGGTGGAGGAACCCCGCTTATTCATGCTTCATTTCTGGGCTATGGGGGATGAAAACCGGTTAGCAAATGGGCTCAGGCTGGCCCTTAATAATACTAATAGCATCCCCATTAAAGCTGGCCTGGCTTATCGGTAAGCCCATATTGGGCAAAGTATATAGCGTCACAGCCCTTTAGTAAAAACGCATATGACGGTTACTTTTGACCCTTCCATCCCCGGCGTTTTCATCTTCGGGCTGCTCGCCGGCATCTGCCCGTGCAATAGCGTCCTATGCCTGGGATTGATTGGCTATCTAACCAGCGGAGAGACGAGGCTGTCGCCTCTTAATGTCTTCAGGCTGGTGGTCGCCTTTTCCATCGGCACGGTGCTCGTGCTGTTGCCGCTCGGCATCATTGCCGGGCTCATCGGCAAATACATATTATTTTTAAACAGTACCATTGCATGGTCCCTTGGAGGCGTCTTGATGATATTAATGGGACTCCAACTGCTACACGTCTATAAGCCTCCGATAAAAATCATTTTTAATTTTTTTAAGCTGCCTTCTTCCTATACCGTTTTGGGCGCATTCTTATTGGGGCTGTCTTTTGGCGCCATAACGGTGGGGCGTGGCGCCCCCATGCTCATCATCGTATTAACGTATATCGCGTTATATCAGGCCCCTCTCCAGGGATTGTTGACCATGCTCATCTATGCGGTGGGGATGAGCATCCCGCTAATAGTTATCAGCTCGATAGGCGGGGCCATAGGCAAAAAGATAAAAGAGATAGCCAGGGTGGGAGGCGACGTCGCCGACCGGGTCACAGGAGCGCTGATCATGATGATAGGCATTTATTTCCTATACCTGGCCTTTGCTTAAAAACCCCTATCTCCCACTTCGCTTACAAGGCGATAGGATCTGCAGTATCTCCTTACCTTTTGGCGTAACCTTATACGGAAACCCCGATGGGTCGCAATCCTTTTCAACGTACCCCGGCTTAAGGGCGCAGTCGATCTCGCTCAAGATCAAGGCATCGATCTCCTCGCGTGTCATCCACCGCAATTCCTTTTTCTTTTCCGGCTCCATGAACGCGAGCACGAGGTCCTCGATGTCGTCCGGGATGCGCATAGTATACCATTACGCTTGCATCAACTTTAGCTTTCCCGAATACTTACAATTGATGGGTAGGCGATATTGTTATATATGAGGTGATATATGTACAATACAATACTTTAATGTATAAATATATACAATGATATTGGTGAAAAGTCATGAAGTCTAAGGATATAGTCATTGTAGGCATATTGCTCGGCATAGGCGCCATCGTGAGGTATGTGTCCCTCATAGCGCCCGGCCCTATCACGAGCAACCTAGTAATAGCTTTCTATAGCCTGGCAATAATATTGGTGGCCCCAAAAGCGGGCGAAGCGCTGGGCATCGGCATCGTCGCGGGCATCGTATGCGCGCTGATAAGCCACTCGCTCTTCCCGCCCGCCAACCTGATAAGCGAGCCGGTCGGCGCGCTGGTCGCGCTGGCGAGCCTGACGCTGATAAACAAGCTCACCGGGATCAAGGAAACCGTTAAGGCGGCCGCTGACGGCGGCGCAGGCGGGCGAAAAGACGATGCCGCAGGGTACGTCATTGCCGCCCTCGGCCTGCTGGGCATGATATCGTTTACGGCCCTCATGTTTATAAAAGAGCTCAAAGCGCTGGTCGCTAATACCCCCCTGGCAAGCCAGAATAACATGATAATATTCGGAGCCATATCCGTCCTGATAGCGCTCGCAGGGCTATACCTCATGCCGGCCACGCTTAATAAGTATAGCGCGGGAGTGGTCTCGCTTATAGCCACTCTTGCGAGCGGCCTGACGTTCGTGACGGTCGCCGCATTGGTGATATTCGCCATGCCGGGCATACTTAATACGACTAAAGCGCCGCCCATCGACGTATTCGTATTCTCCGCCCTGCCAATCGTGATCGGCTGCGCCATCATCAACATGATACTAGCGCAGGCCCTCTATTTCCCCGCGAAGAAGGCGATGCGCTAGCTAAAAAACCCATCTGGTCGGTGACCCATGATAAAGTTCAGCCACTTCACTTATCGGTATCCGACGCAGGCCGAACCCACCCTCATAGACATCTCGCTCGAGATTAAGAAAGGGGAGTTTTTGTTGATAACGGGGCGTTCAGGTGCCGGCAAAACAACGCTATGCAGGGCAATGTTCGGCGCCCTTCACCACGACATTGGAGGTGAGTTCAGCGGCACGCTAACGTTAAAGGGCATGGACGTATCAGGGCTGAGCATCGGCCAGATCGGCTCTTTCATGGGAGTGGTGTTTGACGACCCTGACTCACAGCTATTCATGCCCCAGGTCGAGGATGAGATAAAGTTCAGCCTCCAGGCAAGGAGCCTGCCGTCCAGCCAGAAGGATATCGAGAAAGCGCTGGCCCGCGTCGGCATCGCCCATTTAATTAAGCGGCCGACCCATGAGATATCAGGCGGTGAGAAGCAGAAGGTGGCCATAGCGGCTGCGCTCGCCGTAGACCCTGAAATATTTCTTTTTGACGAGCCTACTTCTCAGCTAGACCCCCAAAGCACTCTCGAAATATACGCCATCCTGGAGGAATTAAAGGCTGAAGGCAAGACCATAATTCTAATAGAGCAGAAGATAGAGGACATCGTCGATAAGGTTGACCGCATCGCCGTGGTCGACGCCGGGAGGATTGTCGCGTGCGGCAGCCCGCGGGAAGCCTTTAAGAGCCGTGAGCTATACGAGACGATGCCTTACCCTTGCGTGTCCAGGCTGGCCGTGGAATTGAAGGCGGATGACATGCTCCTTAGCCTGGATGAAGGGAGGCGGTTTTTAAAGTCCAGGGGCATCAAGTTGAAGCCGGCATCGGGCGATAGGAGTGCTGATGGCGAAGGCTCGAAGCCCATCCTTGAGGTAAAGGATTTATGGTTTGGCTATGATGGGCGCGACGTGCTAAGGGGCATCTCTTTTGATGTCAGGGCGGGCGAGGTAGTGGCCGTATTGGGCCGTAACGGGTCGGGCAAGACGACGCTTTTAAAGAACCTCATAGGGCTTCTTAAGCCCCGCGGCCATGGCATGGTACTGTTGAACGGCCTGGACGTAAAGGGCCTTAAGGTGGAAGAGGCAGCTCGAATCGCCGGGTTCCTGTTCCAGAACCCGGACAACATGCTATTCGCCGATACTGTCATGGAGGAGGTCATGTTTAGCCCTGTGAATCTTGGGCTGCCGGATAGCGCCGGGAGAAGCGTCAGGGCTCTTGAAGAGGTGGGCCTTTTACATAAAAAGGATGAGTATCCCAGGTACCTGGGGAATGGCGAAAAGCTGAGGCTTTGTGTCGCTTCTATACTGGCCATGGGCCCCCGCCTAATAGTTTTGGATGAGCCTACGACGGGGCTGGACGACAACGAGTGCGCCCGGCTCATGGAGGTTGTCTTGAAGATGAAGGCGGAGGGCGTCGGCATCATCATGGCCACCCACGACATGAACCTGGTAGCCCGCTATGCTGACAGGGTCATCGTGATAGCGGACGGCCGGATATTCAGGCAGGGCCGCCCTGCCGAGGTGCTCAGGGACTCGGCAGCGCTGAGCGCCGCATCCTTAAAGTCCCCTCCCATAGTCGAGCTTTCGAGCGAAGTGGGCCGGGTTTGCTTGACTGTTGAAGAGTTCCTGGAGGCGATGGTTTGAGCGAGGTATTTCAGTATATAGACCGTGACACGTTCATACACCGTCTGAACCCGTTGACGAAGATCGTCTTCTGCGTAGTGGTCATTCTGGCCGGTATCCTGTGTAACGATCCGCATGTATTATTATTTTTATTGGCCCTTCCGCTGGCGGGCTTGCTTATATCGGGCATGTCACGGGATGTCGTGCAACAGGCTAAGATGCTATCGCTTGTGTTCGCATTTCTCATGGTATTGACAATGCTAACCGTCAGGAGCGGCGAAGCTTACGCTTTCAATGGCATTACGCTGTTCACCTACGATGGCCTCGCCCTGGGCATTATCATATCGCTAAGGCTTGCCGCAATGTTCTTCGCCTTCATGCTGCTCGTTAACACTACGAGGCCGTCTGACCTTGTGAACACGCTCGTGAGCAGGCTTTATTTTCCCGTGGATTATGCCCTGATGCTCATGATCACGCTGCGCTTCATACCGACGCTGCAGATTGAAGCCCGTAAGATAAGGGATGCTCAGGCCGCCAGAGGCTTCAACGTGAGGGGCATAAAGAACATCTCGAAGAGCATCAGGCCGACCATCACGCCGCTGCTCTCGAACTCCATCGGAAGGGCGGGCAGCCTCGGGCACATCATCGAGCTAAGGGGCTACCACAGTGGCTCGAAGATCAAGTTTACCGTGATACCCCTGCATGGCATCGATTTCGTGCTTATCGGCCTGATGCTCGCCGGGCTGGCCGCGTACACGATACATGCTTTAAATTTTATATAAAATCGGGAAGAGAATATAAATATAATATTAATAAATTATTTATATGGCCGGGGTGTAACTCGCCAATGTTAAAATGAGCAATCTGAAACATGCTGATGCGCCACGGGAATCGCTGGAACGAGAGATGGATTCGCTGAAGAGGCTGCTGAAAAAGCAAAAAGAGGAGCTGGACAGGTGTAGTGATGCC from Methanocella conradii HZ254 harbors:
- a CDS encoding DUF1259 domain-containing protein, producing the protein MQLKLSYLAYTLIAIAFISLLFGFSQATKPGQHSVGSYWGPVEKAIGKSGTMLPGGVFKVDLTRGDVAVAVGGVRLKPVMATDSWVSFMRMGDEAMMMGDIVLTSEEVGPVQAKLSAEGIDITAIHNTLIGESPRLYDLHIGGRGDPAMLATKVRIALDTARISSAGESPRPERPAPAVGQLDRAMGSEYTLEDGVYMFSIPRAERITVDGMEMPPSMDVATMIKLQPLGDGNVAATGDFLLRPDEVQPVIRALNENGIEVTALHSHMLVEEPRLFMLHFWAMGDENRLANGLRLALNNTNSIPIKAGLAYR
- a CDS encoding eL24 family ribosomal protein, producing the protein MRSNAIEGMRCKVCGRFLPKECVTATVGGKTLKFCCEACKDKFLKEEASRRK
- a CDS encoding energy-coupling factor transporter transmembrane component T family protein, whose translation is MSEVFQYIDRDTFIHRLNPLTKIVFCVVVILAGILCNDPHVLLFLLALPLAGLLISGMSRDVVQQAKMLSLVFAFLMVLTMLTVRSGEAYAFNGITLFTYDGLALGIIISLRLAAMFFAFMLLVNTTRPSDLVNTLVSRLYFPVDYALMLMITLRFIPTLQIEARKIRDAQAARGFNVRGIKNISKSIRPTITPLLSNSIGRAGSLGHIIELRGYHSGSKIKFTVIPLHGIDFVLIGLMLAGLAAYTIHALNFI
- a CDS encoding cytochrome c biogenesis CcdA family protein encodes the protein MTVTFDPSIPGVFIFGLLAGICPCNSVLCLGLIGYLTSGETRLSPLNVFRLVVAFSIGTVLVLLPLGIIAGLIGKYILFLNSTIAWSLGGVLMILMGLQLLHVYKPPIKIIFNFFKLPSSYTVLGAFLLGLSFGAITVGRGAPMLIIVLTYIALYQAPLQGLLTMLIYAVGMSIPLIVISSIGGAIGKKIKEIARVGGDVADRVTGALIMMIGIYFLYLAFA
- a CDS encoding ABC transporter ATP-binding protein, with translation MIKFSHFTYRYPTQAEPTLIDISLEIKKGEFLLITGRSGAGKTTLCRAMFGALHHDIGGEFSGTLTLKGMDVSGLSIGQIGSFMGVVFDDPDSQLFMPQVEDEIKFSLQARSLPSSQKDIEKALARVGIAHLIKRPTHEISGGEKQKVAIAAALAVDPEIFLFDEPTSQLDPQSTLEIYAILEELKAEGKTIILIEQKIEDIVDKVDRIAVVDAGRIVACGSPREAFKSRELYETMPYPCVSRLAVELKADDMLLSLDEGRRFLKSRGIKLKPASGDRSADGEGSKPILEVKDLWFGYDGRDVLRGISFDVRAGEVVAVLGRNGSGKTTLLKNLIGLLKPRGHGMVLLNGLDVKGLKVEEAARIAGFLFQNPDNMLFADTVMEEVMFSPVNLGLPDSAGRSVRALEEVGLLHKKDEYPRYLGNGEKLRLCVASILAMGPRLIVLDEPTTGLDDNECARLMEVVLKMKAEGVGIIMATHDMNLVARYADRVIVIADGRIFRQGRPAEVLRDSAALSAASLKSPPIVELSSEVGRVCLTVEEFLEAMV
- a CDS encoding universal stress protein, yielding MDKLFKKILVATDGSSCSRKAVHYAVSLAKLAGAELMAVYVVDVKTGCGLEQCITLTTPKKEALMKLYERGESAVKYVEDAATKEGVSVDKRVVEGHPAGEIIRLAREESADLIVMGTLGLTGIQRYLLGSTADKVMRHSRVPVLTVRK